The genomic interval TAGTGTCCGCATCCTTGGAGAGCAGGGGCGGCCCACGGAGCTGCGGGAAGAGGCAGTCTGGCTTTCAGCTGTCCCAGGGATGGGGGAGGTGCACCCCTGATGTTAGGAGCGGTGGGGCTGCTGGACATCACATGAAGAGCTGAGTCAGGGTACATGTGACTTCCAAGTGTCTGCAGGGCCACCTGAAGGGGCAGGACTGTGAATCAAACCTAGACCCGGAAGCTCAGGTCTTTGCCCAGGTGTGTCGGTGTGTAACGCGGGGGGCACTGAAATTGCCAAGAAATCAagattgtgttttgtttctttcacatgCACATGTTCCCCCAGAATTATTggtgttttcaaaaaaaaaagtcacatcaCTGAGACTAAGTCTCTTTTCGGTGTTTAAACACCCGAGTCAACCTTTGTACAAGGTCTTTGTGGCTCTGGGATGATTCTACACACAGGTTCTGTGAGGACCATgtgtgtgtcaacttgactgggctgtGTGTTACCCGGATACTCAGTCAGActttattctgggtgtttctgtgagaGGGGCTTTGGATGACAGTGACATTTAAGCTGCTAGACttaaggggtgcatgggtggctcagtgtctgactttggctcaagtcatgatctcagagtccctgagttcgagccccacatcgggctctgtgctgacagctcagagcctggagctgcttcagattctcttcctctctctctgctcttcccccactcatgctgtctgtctctctctctctctctcaaaattgaatactaaaacactagaaaaactaaaaataaattggtaGACTTAATTTGTAAAACAGATTGTTCTCCCTACCATGggtgggcctcattcaatcagttgaaatCAGGAATAGAATGAAAGGGCTGTCCCttgttgaataagaaaaaaaaggagaatttcatggggcaccagggtggctcagtcgattgagcatctgacttcggctcaggtcatgatctcacagttcgtgagttttagccctgtgtcaggctctgtgccgacagctcagagcctgaagcctgtctttggattctgtgtctctttttctctctgcccctgccctgttcactctgtctctctctctcaaaaataaataaatgtaaaaaacagaaTTACTCATGTCTGGCTGCTTTGAGCTGGAATATTGGCTTCTTCCTGTCTTTGGGCTCCGACTGAAACACGGGCCCTGCCTGGTGTCAAAGCGGCCAGTCTGCAAGCCGGAACAGCATGGGctccctgggccacccaggtccGGACTCAGCCTGCGGACCTCGGGCCTTGTCACACGAGCCGGTTCCTTATGCGAAATGTATTAATGTACATGCACATCTGTCCCTTTGGTTTTACTTGTCACTGGAACATATTTCCCTACGTGTTTCTGTATAGGACACAACCATTTATGTTGAAATCACCTCCTTTATTGTTGAAATAACTGTCTCAGTTCATTTTATATAATAGTTATAGTGTTTCATGGCCTTTAGAAATTATGCATGCATTTAAGTATTATTACCTAAGAATGAAACTTTTAGGCTGGAAAAAAGGTGCCACTAAAAATATTAGATATAAAAGGGGAGCCTGTGGAATGACACGTATGAGAGTCAGTGCTTTTCATAAATTAACTCCAAGAAATGTTATCCTGGTCATTAAGCTACGCAAGCACAGGCCTCACAGCATGTCCAGAGGTACGGGTCACGAGCCCTCTGCTCCTTCCGCTGGCCGCAGCAGCCCTGGCCTGCCGCCTCTGCACTTGTGTCTTGACATTCAGAGGTTCTCCCcagggacgcctggtggctcagtccagtaagtgtctgactttggctcaagtcatgatctcatggtttgtgagttcaagccctgtatggggtctctgctctcagcaccgagcctgcttcacatcttctgtccccctctctttctttcaagtttgtttaatatttacttatttatttggagagagacagcatgagcaggataggggcagagagagagggagacagaatcccaagcaggctccgccatgtcagcacagagcccgatgtggggctcaaactcatgagatcatgacctgagctgaaatcaagagtcaggcgtttaaccaacgaagccacccaggccccctgtccccctctctttctgccttgcccagactttctcaaaaaaaagtaacttttatatatatatagggttCTCCCCAAATGAATATCTTTGGGAGTCCAGTGTTCCCTTATAGCTTTTCATAATTTCTCCCTTTGGCTGAAGAACTTGTGTTCTTCTTCCTTCTGTCAGGGGAATTCTTGCACACCTGCAGGGGTGCGGTCCTCATCCCGTAGTCCAGCCCACGCCCTTCCCAGCGCTGGGCTTTGCACTTGTCAGGCCCTCGATCCACTCGTGTTAGGCTGAAGCAGTCCTAGTCATGACTCCAAGAATACTTACATGTATGTTCAACTCTGTGGGAGTTGAGAGAAAGTTCTTATCCTTATTcaactctggaaaataatttccttgtgcgttttgttaatttgttttgttttttaatgccacATGTCTGCTTTACCTCCCAAAAGACTGACTAGGTGACAACATCAGAAAAGGcaagacttggggcgcctgggtggctcagtcagttgagcatcaggccttggctcaggtcatgatctcacagtttgtgggttcgagccctgctttgggctctgtgctgacagctagctcggagcctggaggctgtcttcagattctgtgtctccctctctctctgccacactcgctctctctcaaaaataaataaaacattaaaaaagatttttttaataatagaaaaagaaaaggtgagcCTCTGAAACAGAAGCTAAATCGAAGTTAAAAGCAGTTAGGAAGTGGTCGGGGctcctggggctcagttggttgagcatctgacttggtttcggctcaggtcatgatcgcactaTTCcagcctcgagttgggctctgagatgtcactgtgaagtctgcttgggattctcgctctctgccccttccccgcttgcatgctctttttctctcaaaataaataagtaaacttaaaaaaaaaataacccttaaAAGGTGTTAGGAAACAGATAGATAGACTACTCATCTGCAGAAATAACACACAGCGGAGGTGGTCTGGACCATGGTGGGTGACGAGCTGCAGGTGTTTTCTGCATCCAGGAACGTAGCATGTACCTCAGGTACGTTGTGCCCAAATTAATGTCGCGTGCCTGATACAATGTCCTAACTGAAGGCTGGGAAACTGCATGAAATCTAGAAAggcgtaaaaaaatttttttttaatttttaaaaatgtccaaaaaGGGGTTAGACTTTGGTCAGTACATTTTTTTCAGCCTGGAAGAAGGTTttcaatgaagaaaatatgaatttctcTAGGCTGGACAAAGGCCATTTTCAGGTCATGTAAGGGGAAAAAGCCTCTCCATTAGGATAAGATTGTCTCACCTGTTTTTATGTTCCAATGTGTTCCTTAGTGTTCTAAAAATTGTtctttagggaaaaaaggaaaacactgttATTTGGGGCCCATCATGTGCGTTACTGAAGGAATCCGCTGGTCTGGTAGGAGGCAGTGGAGTGGTGCTCGGGCTGGGACGGGCTCAAGTCAGTTTCCCAAGACTGACCAGCAATGCCTTCGAGTAATCAAGATACTTTGAACAACAAAGGGTTACATGCCTGGATCACCAAAGTGCAAATAACCCACAAAATCTAGCACGgggttctttctgtttctctcctttcagGAACTTTAAGTTTCTAAATGCTGGCATGCAATGGACCCGCTGTGTGGCACCTGTATACAGGGGCGAATTCCTTCCACATGCTCCCGTCCATTCTGCACAGAtgtcagccccccgccccccattcttCAAACATCTTTCCTGCTGATAACTGCAAGTGATATCTGTCTACACCTTCACCTGTATCTGTGCCTACGTCGTCTACAcccacctccacacacacatTCTCCGGGCCCAGGATATATGTGGCTAGCTAACTTAATCCCTCTAAATCCTCTCCACATCCCCTACCCTGGATTTTATCCGCTGATTCCCTCattctgtaaaacagaaaatatcagaATTTACTGCCAATTATCTGCATTGGTGGATTAATAGACAGGATCAAAGGCATATATGGTCTGAAAAGTAGTGTTTAAAATAGCCAATTATATGGCAAATTTACTGTCAtcaactatttctttttcattttttcatgtttacttatttttgagagagacagacaggcagagcatgaatgggggatgggcagagagagagagggagacacagaatccaaaacccaacatagggctagaagccatgaaccgtgagatcatgacctgagccaaagtcagacgcttaaccaactgagccacccaggtgcccccatcttgaAGGATGATGGAAGGAGAAATGATacgtaaatttaaaaagtatttcttttctaaCAGAACGGAGGAAggaatatacacacatacatacatgtgaatataagacataaacaaaatacacacacacacacacacacacacacacacacacatgcacacacaccgtACACAGCCCGGTCAGGGAGTTGTCCCAAAGATTTTGAGAAGCTGAGTAGACAGAAAGTTTATAAGAGCTGGATTCTGACATAACTGTAGCCCACATCTTGAGTTTTCTGAATTCATGGGCCTCTTTAAAGGCCTGTCAGTAATTCTAGCAACAGAAGCACTGTACTGTATggaattttcatttatatgagtTCCTCTAGGACACCCGAGGTGATGTTTGGACCTTGGTTTTTATTCAAGGTTCTTGCCCTGAGTTATTTTTGAGTACAGTATCTGCTACAGAAAGGGAGTGTGTGTAACATACATCTAACGTGTGAAGCACGATGAGACTTCTTGCACTAAATCTGGAATGTTGGTAATTACTTATCTACCTCAGTCACTGAGCTGCGCACTTCAGACCTTTAAAAACTCATTCATGAAGCTCTTCAAGTTTTCGGAATCCTACACTTACATGTGCttctatatatgtttaaatattcatttatttttgagttttatagtGGTATCATATAGGAACCTTCTGAGACTCAGGTTTCTGAAATTCAACGAAGCACTACtgtgtattttaatctttttcctgCTATGTGGACTCCTAGTGGGTTAATGTACCTCGATATATTTGTTAGTCTTTATGGCCATTTATATGTGGTTCCATCTAGAATTTTACTATTAAGAATAGAGCTCACTGCTCCACTCTTGTGCCTCCTCTTCACGGTGTGAATATTCTCACGCCAACACCTGTAGGTGGAACTCAGTCACCGTAGCACCGACATTGGACAAAGGGTATTATATTATTACCAAAGTTCAGCAAACACAACTCAAATGTGTTTCCACCCCAGTTCCCCGCAAAGatcaaaatgctttaaaatgcgCCTTTCCTAAGGGCTTAAAGCAGAGAGAACCATTTGGACTCCCTGAATCCGGGGCGAAGTTAACTGGGCTTCTGTGACTTTTCCCATCGAACGCCTTCCCTTAGAAACACAAAATGCAAGGCACACAGAGTAAAAGAAAACCTGGAATGGATTCTCCGACAGGAAAGGCAGGGAACAGAACCCAGTCCCTCCCCTAGAGGAATTTCGACCAGAGAAACGAGTGAGTGAGTCAAACGGCAGTTCCTCCCGCCCAGCCACCCAGCCTCACCGCAGTGAGGACTCACAGAGGGCGGAGGGCGGTTACGTTCAAACTTCGCGCGCGCTGCGCCCCGGTTGGCTGCCCGGGCCGACGTGGCCACCGCGGAGCGggatcttccatttccttccacGGCCTTTCTAACTTGGCGGATGGCGAGTCCTAACTCAAGCGAGCAGAGCCGACCCCATTCCCAAAAGAAACATCAATGAATAAAAGGGTGTGTATGTGTAGGCTTCTCAGAGAGTGCCGAGGGCGCACCTGAGAACTAAGGACAGAGCGCTCCAAGCTTTGTGACAATGGTACCTCCTGCCAGGCTGACGTGTTCAAAGGCGACCAGGTCTTGTTCTGAAGACAAAGGGTGCTTCCTTTCCCTAGGTTTGTCTAATCACGAACGCGAGCCTTCCTGACCGAAACCCACAGAAATGTCTCCTCCGTTATTTCAATTTGTCATACGCTAGAATTAATTTCTAGCGAGATGAAAACACGGATTCAGATACGTTTcctttacagaaaacaaagaCCCAGTGTAGATAAGTGCCAGTTCCCTTTAGAAGATTGAGCggctctgaaaagagcctttgggGTGTGGGTCGAGCCTTACCGATTGCTCCGCAGCCGGCGGGCTCACTTGGCGCTGGTGTACTTGGTGACGGCCTTGGTGCCCTCGGACACGGCGTGCTTGGCCAGCTCGCCGGGCAGCAGCAGGCGCACGGCCGTCTGGATCTCGCGCGACGTGATGGTCGAGCGCTTGTTGTAATGCGCCAGGCGCGACGCCTCGCCCGCGATGCGCTCGAAGATGTCGTTGACGAACGAGTTCATGATGCCNNNNNNNNNNNNNNNNNNNNNNNNNNNNNNNNNNNNNNNNNNNNNNNNNNNNNNNNNNNNNNNNNNNNNNNNNNNNNNNNNNNNNNNNNNNNNNNNNNNNgcccccccccccccccccccccagcacaccTAGCTCACACTTCGCAGTTACCTCTGgtgatagctctcttcctggaccAGACAGAGTCACATCCTTGTAGGCAAGAGGGGGAGGTAAAAAGCCCTGAGTATT from Suricata suricatta isolate VVHF042 chromosome 7, meerkat_22Aug2017_6uvM2_HiC, whole genome shotgun sequence carries:
- the LOC115296194 gene encoding histone H2B-like — translated: MNSFVNDIFERIAGEASRLAHYNKRSTITSREIQTAVRLLLPGELAKHAVSEGTKAVTKYTSAK